The window CAGCAGCTCGCGGTCGGCGGGGGTGCGCACGTGCGGGGCGGTGGCGAGCCCGTAGGCGGCGGCCGCGACCCGGCGGCCGGGCCGTTCGTCGTGCGACCAGCGGTCCACCGCCCGGCACAGGGCGGAGGGCTCCTCCTCGGCGAGCACGGCGAGCAGCTCGTCGGCGCACGGGTGCGCGGCGTTGACGAGCGCCTCGGTGAGGTCGTCCACGGCGAGACGGCGGTGGGTGTGCAGCAGGGCCTGCGCGGCGGTGGCGACGGTGGCCCCGGGGCGGCCGCGCAGCCGGCGGCCGTCGGTGAACCAAGAGCAGAGCAGCGGCTGCGCGCGATGCGGGTCCCGGACGAGGCGGCGGGCCGCGGCGTCCAGGAAGCGGTCTCCGGGGACCGCCTCGGCGGGGTCGGCGGGCAGCAGGCGGCGCAGCAGGTCGAGGCGGTCGGGCTCGGGCAGCCGCAGCCGGTTCCAGAACCAGCCGCCGAACTCGCCCGGGCCGGCGCGGGCCACGTGCTCGGCGAGGGCGTGCAGGACGGGGAGGTGGGGGGACGCGTCGGGAGCCCGCAGCAGGGTCTCGCGCAGCAGCCGGGCCGCCCACCACACGCGGTCCGGACCGGCCTGTTCCGGCTCCTCGGCGCAGTGGTTGAGGCGGTGGACCAGCGCGGTGAGCTCGCTCCGGAGCCGGTCCGGGGGCAGTCTGCGCAGGGCCTCCAGGACAGGCCCGATCCGGTGCCGGGGCACAGGCAGCCCCGGTCCGGCGGGGCCGTGGACGAGGGAACCGAGGGCGGTCGGGACGTCTAGGTGGCCGGCCTGGATCCAGTCGGACAGTTCCTCGTGGGCGAAGCGGTAGCCGGGCCCGGCGGGCACCAGCAGCCCCTCGGTGAGCACGGCGGAGGCCCAGCCGGTGCGCCACGGGAACAACTCCTCGAAGGAGGCCCGGTCCAGTTGTCCCTGCCCGGGCCCCAGACAGCGCCGCGCGGCCTCGTGCACCCGGCCGGCCACGCGCGCCGCGAGCCGCCGGACCCCCGGGCCGTGCACACGGGAGCCCCCGGCGTCGGAGCAGGCGGCGGCGATCCGGACGGCGGCGCGCAGGCACAGCAGGTCCAGGTGGGCGGCGAAGACCTCGTCGCGGCCGGGGCGGCCGGCGGTGACCCCGGCGGCGCGGATCCCGGCGAGCAGGCACAGGGTGAGCGGGTGCCGGGCGTCGGCCTCGCGGACGGCGTCGGCGGGGATCGTGAGGCGGGCCCGGACGGTCTCGGCCTCGGCGGGGGTGAGGTCCGCGAGCGGGAGGGCGGGCGGCAGGCGCCGGGCCGGGCGGTCCGGGGTGTGCAGGGCCTCGGGCGGATAGAGGGCGCCGGCCCGCTCCCAATACTCGGGCCGGGAGGCGACGACCAGCCGGGCCGCGGTGGCGCGCAGCCAGTCCGCGGTGGCCTCGGTCCAGGGCGCGAGCCCGTGCGCAAGCTCCGGCGGCATCTCCTCCGGAGCGTCGAGCACCACGAGCAGCGGCCTCCCGGCCCGGGCGACGACCTGGGCCAGGTGCTCGGCGATGCCGTGGTCCGCCGCGGCGGTGCCATGGCCCTGCGCGGCGGTGCCGGCTGGCCGCGGTGCGTCGGTGCCGGGACTCCGTGGCCCGTCGGCGTGCCCGGTACCCGTGGCCGGTGCGGGTGGTTTCGTGGGGTGCGACGCCGCTCCCGGGGGTTCTGCCCCCGGGTCCCCGGGCCCCGGACGCCGGCGGGGCTGGACGGTGTCGTCCGCCGCGACGATCATCCGGGCCGCCGTCTCCAGCGCGCGCGTCACCGCGTCGGAGAGCGAGGTGTCCCCGGCACACAGGTCCGCACCGCGCAGCCACAGCGTCGGCGCGGGCCGGTCCCCCCGCGCGCGGCGCACGGCCAGGGCCGCCAGGACCGTCGTACGGCCCGTCCCGGGGTCTCCCACAAGCCCGAGAACCGGCCGGTCCCCGGCGATGAAGGTATCCAGCTCGGCCGCGGTCCCCGGCCGCTCCACCCCCTCGAAGGCCCCGCCGAAGACCGCCTCGGAACCCGGACCGTGGCCCGGACGGAAGCCGGGCTCGGAGTCCTGACCGGATCCCTCCCCGGCGCCCGGCCCGAAGGCCCTGCCGGAGCCGGGTCCGCGGTCGGGCTCCGAGCCGGCTCCGCCGAAGCCGAGGCCGGGGTCGGGGTCGAGGCCGGGGTCGAGGCCGGTGCCCGCGCCGAGGGAAAGGGTGGGGCCGGTTGCGGGGGCGGGTGTGTGGGCGGCCGTGGGGAAGGCGGCCCCGACGGTTGTCGCCGTCAGTTCCAGCGCTCCGGCCAGGTTCAGGTCGGAGCCGTGGCCCGGCACGGTGGCGGCATTGCGTTCCAGAAGCGTTGCCAGGGGGCCGTACGGGTCGGTCGCGGCCGCCGCGCGCAGGGTCACCGCGAAGCCTCCCGCACGGTGCTCCGCCCGCAGAGCAGTGCCCAGTACCGCGAGCACCGCTCCGGTGGCGGCGTCCAGGACCGGGCCCCCGCAGGCCTCCCCGCCCAGCAGGAGCGCGTCGCGGCCGTCCGTCCCGATCGCCAGCTCCACCGCCAGACCCGCCGGCACCGCGTGGACGCTGTCCGCCGCCGCGTACGTGACCGCCGCGCCCCCCAGCACCCGCGCCTGCCGCCATCCCCGCGCGGGCAGCCGTACGTACGTCCCCGGGTCGATCACCTCGCGCAGCGCGACCGGCAGCGGTCGCATCCCGAGCCCGTCGGTCCGTACCAGCGCCAGCGCGAGCCCCGGCAACGCGGTCACGTCCGCCGCCTCGGCCAGCCAGGTCCGCCCGGCCGGTCCCGGTCCGTGCAGCACCACCCGGGTCAGGCCGTCGACGGCCTCGTGGCTGGTGACCACCGTCCCGCGGTCGTCGGCGACGAATCCGCTGCCGCGCGGCCGCCCGGCCGGATCGCAGATTTTGACGAGCTCCGCCATGGCCGCACCACTCCCCGCACCACTCCCCCGCAACGCCCCGTGTTCACGACGGTAGGCAGGTGAAGATCAGCACGAAAAGCACGCGAGGCGATTGCGCCCCCTTACGCTCCCTCCATTCACTCCGAGCGCCTGCTCGGACGGGTGAATACCGGGGTCCGGGTGGATAGAGACCTACCCGAGGGGGGTCGTGGAGCGGTGAGCAGCAGTCCATGTGCGCTCACCGCTCCACGTCAACGATCAGACGAAGACCGCGAGGGACTTCGCCTTCCCGTTCTTGCTCTCGACGAGCCCGAGCAGCTCGCCCTTCGGCCCGTAGACCGCGACCGTGGCGCCGGCCGCGTACTCCTCCGGCATGTCGATCCGCACGCCGTTGGCGAGCAGCGAGGCCCGCCGGGCGTCCAGGTCCCAGCGCGGGAAGGCCGCGGCGGCCGCCTCGCCGATGGGCATGACGGTCAGCTCCTCCTGAAGCTGGTCCAGCGTCCGCGCCCGGTCGATCTTGTACGGGCCCACCCGCGTGCGCCGCAGCGCGGTCAGGTGCCCGCCGACGCCGAGGTCGGCGCCGAGGTCACGGGCGAGGGCGCGGATGTACGTACCGCTGGAGCAGACGACGGAGACGACGAGGTCGACGACCTTGGTGCCGTCCTCGGCCTCGGCTTCCCGCATGTCGTACACCTGGAACGACGAGACGGTCACCGGCCGGGCAGGGATCTCGAAGTCCTCGCCGTCCCGCGCGCGCTTGTAGGAGCGCACGCCCTTGATCTTGATCGCGCTGACCTTGGACGGGACCTGCATGATCTCGCCGGACAGCTTGGCGACGCCCGCGTCCACGGCCTCCCGGGTGACCCCGGTGGCGTCCGTGGAGGAGGTGATCTCGCCTTCGGCGTCGTCCGTCAGGGTGTTCTGGCCCAGCCGGATGGTGCCGAGGTACTCCTTCTCCGTGAGCGCGAGGTGGCCGAGGAGCTTGGTGGCCTTCTCGACGCCCAGGACCAGCACGCCCGTCGCCATCGGGTCGAGCGTGCCGGCGTGGCCGACGCGGCGGGTCCTGGCGATCCCGCGCATCTTGGCGACCACGTCGTGCGAAGTGAAGCCGGACGGCTTGTCGACGATGACAAGGCCGTCCGGAGTCTTCCCTGCGTTGGTGCTCATTCCGCGGCTGCGTCCTCGTCGTCCTCGCCCGGCTTCTTGTACGGGTCGGCCTCGCCGGCGTACTGGGCGCCGGAGGAGACCTCACGCACCTGGGCGTCGGAGGTGCGCGCCCTTTCGAGGAGGTCCTCGATGGTCTTCGCGTTCTCCGGGAGGGCGTCCGCCACGAAGGTCAGGGTGGGCGTGAACTTGGTGCCCGCCGCCCGGCCGACCGCGGAGCGCAGGACGCCCTTGGCGCTCTCCAGGCCCGCTGCCGCGCTGGCACGGTCCTCGTCGTCACCGTAGACCGTGTAGAAGACCGTGGCCTCCCGCAGGTCGCCGGTGACCCTGGTGTCCGTGATGGTCACGTGCGTACCGAGGCGGGGGTCCTTGACACCACGCTGCAGCTTCTCCGCCACCACCTCCCGGATGAGGTCCGCCAGCTTCTTCGCCCGCGCATTGTCGGCCACTGGTCCGTCTCCTTCTTATGTCTTGCTATCAGTCTTCATCACCGTGGAAGCGCCGTCGTACGGACAGCAGCTCCACTTCCGGACGCGCCGCGACCAGCCGCTCGCAGCGGTCCAGTACATCCGAGAGGAACCCCGCGTCCCCACTCACCAGGGCGACCCCTATACGGGCCCTGCGGTGCAGGTCCTGGTCGCCCACTTCAGCCGCGCTCACGGAGAACTTTCGTTGGAGCTCGGCGACGATGGGCCGGACGACAGAGCGTTTCTCCTTCAGCGAGTGGACGTCGCCGAGGAGCAGGTCGAAGGACAGAGTCCCCACGTACATGCAGTTCCGGATATCCCGCCGGTGCGGGTTCGGTGGCCTGCCGGGCCCTCGCCCGGCAGGATCACCCGGCGCTCGCGCGGCCGGGTCACCAGAACCGTACACGCAACGGCCGGGGCCGATCGACGGATATTCCGCCGACCGGCCCCGGTGTTACGAGTTACGACACGGTGCGAACCGCCTCGCGCTTACGCGCGGGGCTTCTCGCGCATCTCGTACGTCGCGATGACGTCGTCGATCTTGATGTCGTTGTAGCTGCCGAGGTTGATACCGCCCTCGAAGCCTTCGCGAATCTCGGTGACGTCGTCCTTGAAGCGGCGCAGACCGGAGATGGTGAGGCTCTCGGCGATGACCTTGCCATCGCGCAGGAGCCGCGCCTTGGTGTTGCGCTTGACCTCGCCGGACCGGATGAGGACACCGGCGATGTTGCCCAGCTTGGACGAGCGGAAGATCTCGCGGACCTCCGCCGTACCGAGCTCGACCTCTTCGTACTCCGGCTTGAGGAGACCCTTGAGGGCCGCCTCGATCTCCTCGATGGCCTGGTAGATCACCGAGTAGTAGCGAACGTCGACGCCCTCGCGGTCCGCCATCTGCGCGGCACGGCCGGCCGCACGGACGTTGTAACCGATGACGATGGCGTCGGAGCCCATCGCCAGCGAGATGTCGGACTCGGTGACCGCACCCACACCGCGGTGCAGGACCCGGATGTCGACCTCTTCACCGACGTCGAGCTGGAGCAGCGAGGACTCGAGAGCCTCGACCGCACCGGACGCGTCGCCCTTGATGATGAGGTTGAGTTCCTGGACCAGACCGGCCTTGAGCACGGAGTCGAGGTCCTCGAGGGACACACGACGGACGCGCTTGGCGAAGTTGGCGTTGCGCTCACGCGCAGCACGCTTCTCGGCGATCTGACGGGCCGTACGGTCCTCGTCGACGACGAGGAAGTTGTCGCCGGCGCCGGGGACGTTGGTGAGACCCAGGACCAGGACGGGGGTCGACGGACCCGCTTCCTCGACGTTGTTGCCCTTGTCGTCGAGCATGGCGCGCACTCGGCCGTAGGCGTCGCCCACGACCATCGTGTCGCCGACGCGGAGGGTACCGCGCTGGACGAGGACGGTGGCGACGGCACCGCGGCCGCGGTCGAGGTGGGACTCGATCGCAATACCCTGAGCGTCCTGCTCCGGGTTGGCGCGCAGGTCGAGCGAGGCGTCGGCGGTGAGGACGACGGCCTCGAGCAGGGAGTCGATGTGCAGACCCTGCTTGGCGGAGATGTCGACGAACATCGTGTCGCCGCCGTACTCCTCGGCGACCAGACCGAACTCGGTGAGCTGACCGCGCACCTTGACCGGGTCGGCACCCTCGACGTCGATCTTGTTGACCGCGACGACGATCGGGACGCCGGCGGCCTTGGCGTGGTTGAGCGCCTCGATCGTCTGCGGCATGACGCCGTCGTTGGCCGCGACCACGAGGATCGCGATGTCGGTCGACTTGGCACCACGGGCACGCATGGCGGTGAACGCCTCGTGACCGGGGGTGTCGATGAAGGTGATGCGACGCTCTTCGTCGTTGACCTCGGTGGAGACCTGGTACGCACCGATGTGCTGCGTGATGCCGCCGGCCTCGCCCGCAACGACGTTCGTCTTGCGGATGGCGTCGAGCAGTCGGGTCTTACCGTGGTCGACGTGACCCATGACGGTCACGACCGGCGGACGCGGCATGAGGTATTCCTCGCCGCCCTCGTCCTCGCCGAACTCGATGTCGAAGCCCTCGAGGAGCTCGCGGTCCTCTTCCTCCGGGCTGACGATCTGAACCGTGTAGTTCATCTCGCCGGCCAGCATCTCGAGCGTCTCGTCCGAGACGGACTGCGTGGCAGTGACCATCTCGCCGAGGTTCATCATCACGGCGACGAGCGACGCCGGGTTGGCGTTGATCTTCTCCGCGAAGTCGGTGAGGGAGGCACCGCGCGACAGGCGAACGGTCTCGCCCTGGCCGCGAGGCAGCATCACGCCGCCGACGGACGGGGCCTGCATGGCCTCGTACTCCTGGCGCCTCTGACGCTTGGACTTGCGACCACGACGCGCCGGACCACCGGGACGGCCGAAGGCACCCTGCGTGCCACCACGGGCACCGGGACCGCCGGGACGACCACCGAAGCCGGGACGACCGCCGCCACCGGCACCGGCCGGACCGCCGCCGAAGCCGCCGCCACCGGGACGCGGGCCGCCGAAGCCGCCACCGCCGCCGGGACGCGAGCCCGGACCGGCCGGACGACCGGCGAAGCCGCCGCCCGCGGGACGACCGGCACCGCCGGGACGACCTGCGCCGCCACCGGCACCGGGACCACGGCCACCGGGGCCGCCACCGGGACGGGGACCGGGACCACCGGCAGCGGGACGCTGCGGCATCATGCCCGGGTTCGGACGGTTACCACCGGGAGCACCACCGGGACGCGGGGCACCACCCTGCGGACGCGGCATACCGCCCGGGGTCGGACGAGCGCCGCCCTGGCCCTGCGGACGCGGAGCGCCGCCGGGACCGCCCTGCGGGCGGGGAGCACCCTGGCCGCCACCGGCGCCGGGGGCACCGGGACGGGGAGCGCCGGCCGGACGGGGCGCCTGCGGGCGCGCCATGCCGGTGGAGCCACCAGAGGTGAAGGGGTTGTTGCCCGGACGGGGACCCGCCGGACGGGCGCCCTGGGGACGCGGAGCACCCTGGCCGGGGCCACCGGCCGGACGCTGACCCTGGGCACCGGGAGCGGTGCCGGCCGGGCGCGGGGCGCCGGGACGGGCGCCGGCCTGGCCACCCTGACCCTGCGCCGGACGCTGCTGCGCCGGACGGGGGCCCGGAGCCGCGGCGGCGGGACGCTCGGTGCGCGCCGGGGTGGCGGCCGGAGCCGCCGGAGGCGCGGAGAACTCGGTCACCACGGGCGCCGCCGGAGCGGGCTTCGGGGCGGCCGGGGCCTTCGGGCCGGGACGCGGGCCGGAGGCGGCCGGAGTCACCGGGGCGGGCGCTGCGGCGGCCGGAGCCTCCGCGACGACCGGCTTGGGGGCCGGTGCACCGGGCTTCGGCGCACCGGGACGTGCAACGGCACCCGGGGTGGGAGCCCCGGGCTTGGCGGGGGCGGCCTTGCGGGGCGCACCCGGCTTCGCAGCGGACTTGCCGGCGTTGCCGCCGGGGCCCTGCAGTGCGTCAGTCAACTTGCGTACAACCGGCGCCTCGATCGTCGAGGACGCCGAACGGACGAACTCACCGAGTTCCTGGAGCTTGGCCATGACGACCTTGCTCTCAACTCCGAACTCCTTGGCGAGTTCGTATACCCGGACCTTAGCCACTTCGCTCCTTTTAGGTCCGGGTTACGCCGGACCGTTGCTACTTCATGGGCGTACTCATCGCGTACTCATCGAGTGCTCATCGCAATCTCGACCTACTTCCAACTCGCGAGGTACCTGACCGCACGGGGCATCCGTGCCGTTCTACGTCTTACGGTGTGGCCACGGCCTGGGCGGCCACGGCTTTGCGCAGTTCCGCCGTGTCGAGTGCTCCGGCGGACCGAAGGGCCCGGGGGAACGCTCGGCGGCGGACCGCCTGGTCGAGGCAGACCACGGCAGGGTGCACATAGGCACCCCGGCCGGGCAGCGTACCGCGAGGATCGGGGACGCATTCGTCCTCGATCGCCACGATCCGCAGCAGATCGCTCTTGGCCGCTCGCTCCCGACACCCCACACAGGTGCGTTCGGGGCGTGGGCGGGCTTGCGTCCGGCCAGACACGCCTAAGTCTACCTCCCCGCACCGACCTCTCTCCCGACAAGTGGCGGGCGAAAAATCGAACGGCTGTTGTGTTGTCTTGATCCGCCGCCCGAAAACGGCGGCGTGCACCTGTCTACCGTCGGGGTAGCCCCGGCCGGTACCGGTTTTATTCCCCGTCCCGGTCCCGGTCCCGGTCCGCGTCCGGGGACGCCTCGGTGTCGGGACGGATGTCGATGCGCCAGCCCGTGAGCCGCGCGGCGAGGCGGGCGTTCTGGCCCTCCTTGCCGATGGCCAGCGACAGCTGGTAGTCGGGCACGGTCACCCGGGCGGAGCGGGAGTCCCAGTCGACGACCTCGACCTTGCTCACCCGGGCGGGTGACAGCGCGTTGGCGACCATCTCCGCCGGGTCGTCCGACCAGTCGACGATGTCGATCTTCTCGCCGTGCAGCTCGGCCATGACATTGCGCACGCGGCTGCCCATCGGGCCGATGCAGGCGCCCTTCGGGTTCAGGCCCGAGCGGGTGGACCGCACCGCGATCTTGGTGCGGTGACCGGCCTCACGTGCGATGGCCGAGATCTCGACGCTGCCGTCGGCGATCTCCGGGACCTCCAGCGCGAAGAGCTTCTTCACGAGGTTGGGGTGGGTGCGGGAGAGGGTCACGGACGGACCGCGGACACCCTTCGCCACCCGCACGACGTACGCCTTCAGGCGCAGGCCGTGCGTGTACTCCTCACCGGGGACCTGCTCCTGCACCGGCAGGATGGCCTCCAGCTTGCCGATGTCGACGAGGACGTTCTTGGGGTCCTTGCCCTGCTGGACGACGCCGGTGATGACGTCGCCCTCACGGCCGGCGAACTCGCCGAAGGTCAGGTCGTCCTCGGCGTCGCGCAGACGCTGCAGGATCACCTGCTTGGCGGTCGTCGCGGCGATCCGGCCGAAGTCCGACGGGGTGTCGTCGAACTCCTTGGGCTCCTGGCCCTCTTCGAGGTCTCTCGGGTCTTCCGTCGCCCACACGACCACGTGACCGTTGGTGCGGTCCAGCACGACGCGAGCGCGGCGGAAGCTCCCCTCGGTCCGGTGGTACGCGATGAGGAGGGCCGACTCGATCGCTTCGACGAGCAGGTCGAAGGAGATCTCCTTCTCCCGGACCAGACCCCGCAGGGCACTCATGTCGATGTCCACGGCTACGCCTCCTCTTCCTTCTTGTCCTTGCGGTTGAACTCGATCTCGACACGCGCCTTGGCGATGTCGGTGAACGCGATACGGCGGGCGGTCGCCTTGCGGCCCTTCACGCCCGGGACTTCGAGGTCCAGGCCCTCGTCGTCGGCGTCGATGATGCGGGCGATCAGTTCCCCGGCACCCTTCTCGCCCTCGGCGGAAAGCTGGAACTTCACGAGACGGCCGATCGCCCGTACGTAGTGACGGTGCTCGGTCAGCGGGCGGTCTGCGCCCGGCGAGCTCACTTCGAGGACGTACTCGTCCTCACCCATCACATCGGTTTCGTCGAGCTTGTCGGAGACCTCGCGACTCAGCTCTGCACACGCGTCCAGCTCCACGCCCTCGTCGGAGTCCACGATGATCCGCAGCATCCGGCGCTTGCCCGCCCGGGACATCTCGATCTCCTCGAGGTCCAGGCCCTTGGCGGCGACGAGCGGCTCCAGCAGTCCGCGCAGCCTGTCGCTCTGGGTGGTGCTCATCCGGGTGACTCCTCGGCCGCGTGTGCTGTTGTGATTTCCGTCGTGTGTCAGGTCAAAGGGTATCCGGTGTCAGGGGGTGTTGCCGTCCGCCCTGTGGACGGGGCCCCGGGTACCGTGATCACACCCTGCCCCGCCCACAGCCCCGTCTACACCCGGAGGACGTCGCCGTGCCCTGGACACTGCCTTCGAGACCCTCGCGCAGGAGCCTGCTCGCCGGTGCCGCCGGCGCGGCCGGCGCCGCGCTGCTCACGGGGTGCTCCGACGACGGCCCGAACGGCGGCGATGCCGCGATTCCACTCGAACGGCGGATGCGTGAGGCGGCCGTTCGTGACAGTGCGCGGCTGCTGGAACGTTACGACGCCACGGCCGCCGCCCATGCGGCCCTGGCCGCGCGGCTGGCTCCGCTGCGCGCCGCCGTCGCGGCGCACGCTGCCGCCCTGTCCCCCGACCCCGCGGGCTCTCCGTCGCCGTCCCGGTCCGTGTCCCCGTCCGCGTCCCCGTCCGGCGGTACGGGGGCCGCCGGGCCCGCGGCGAGCGCCGAGCCGGTGCCGCCGAAGCCCGCCGACGCCCTGACCGCGCTCGCGGACGCCGAGCGCAGCCTGTCCGAGGCACGGACCATCGACCTCGCCGGGGCCCCGGGGGAACTGGCCCGGATGCTGGCCTCGGTGGCGGCCTGCGGCGCCGTGCACGTGCACCTGCTGACCTCGAACCCGGGAGCCGCGTCGTGAAGCCCGAACCCTCCCCCGCCGGCCGTCCCCTGGAGGCCGCCCAGGCCGCACTCGCCGCCGAGCACGCGGCCGCGTACGCCTACGGGGTGATCGGCGCCCGGACCGTCGGCGCCCGCGCGACGCAGGCCCGCGAGGCCTACGGCGCCCACCTCGCGCGGCGTGACGCGCTCGCCCGGACCGTACGGGAGCTGGGCGGGGCACCCCGGCCCTCGGAGGCCGCGTACGCCCTGCCGTTCCAGGTGCGCACCCCCTCCGACGCCGAGCGGCTGGCCGCGGTGGTCGAGGACCGGGTGGCGGGCGCGTACTCCGATCTGGTGCGCGCGGCGGAGGGTCCGCTGCGCCGCGAGGCGGCCGACGCGCTGAGCGCCGCGGCCGTGCGCGCGGCACGCTGGCGTGGTGTCGGCGTAGCCTTCCCTGGGCTCTCGGAACGCGCGGACGAAGCGCAACGGGCCCAGCACAGCTGAAAGGGACCACGCACGCATGGCTTTCGAACCGCCGCAGCGGCTTGTACGGGCGCTCGGCGAGATGCCGGAAACGGCGCAGGACGCGGACTGGCTGGGGCAGTTGCCCCGACTCACCGAGGCCGCGCTGTCCCGGCGAGGAGTAGGGGCCGTGCGGGTGCAGGCCCCGGGCGGCCGCAGCAGCCTGGTCGTCCTCGTCACGTACGCCGACGGCACCCCGGCCGCGCTGAAACTGGCGCCGCCGCACGCCCGGCCCGACCGGGAACTGGCCGCGCTGGCGCATTGGGGCGGTTTCGGGGCCGTACGGGTCCTGGACACGCGGCATCACGAGGACGACGGGGCGCTGCTGCTGGAGCGGCTGCACCCGGAGGTGTCGCTGCGGTCGCTGCCGGAGGCGAAGGCGCTGCTGGAGGCCAGCGGCACGCTGCGCAGGCTGTGGGTGGCGCCGCCCGCCGTGCACGGGTGGGAGACGGTCGCGGAGCGCACCGGGCAGCAGTCGGCGGCCCTGCGGGCGGCCCCGGAGGAGACCAGGGCGCTGGCCGACACGGCTCTGGCGGTGCGCGAGGAGCTATTGGCGGCCGCGCCGGAGGAACTGCTGCTGCACGGGAACTTCCGGCAGGGCAAGGTGCTGGCGGGCGAGCGCGCGCCGTGGCTGACCGTGGGCCCCGACCCGCTGGTCGGCGAGCGGGCGTACGACCTGGCGCGGCTGGTCCGGGACCGGCTGGAGGACCAGGTGGCCTCCTCTGCGGGGGCGGCGGGCGCCCGGCGCCGGGTGAACAAGCTGGCCGACGCGCTGGAGGTGGACCGGGACCGGCTGCGGGGCTGGACGCTCTTCCGGGCGGTGGAGTCGGGCAACCGCGCGCTGGCCGCCGGACGGCGCCGGGACGCGGAGCTGCTGCTGGAGTTCGCGGCCTGGCTGTAGGGCATACCGTAGGTAGGAAGGTATGTCCGGCAGGGGGCCGTCATGGTCGAAGAACTGCTGACAGCGGCGATCGCCGCGGCTGTGGGCGTCGCGGTCTACGTGGGCGCCGCGGCCCGAGTGGTGAAGCAGTACGAGCGGGGCCTGGTCTTCCGCTTCGGCAGGCTGCGCGAGGAGATACGGGCGCCCGGCTTCGCGATGATCGTTCCGGTACTCGACCGCCTCCACAAGGTGAACATGCAGATCGTGACGCTGCCGGTGCCCGCGCAGGAGGGCATCACCCGGGACAACGTCACCGTGCGGGTGGACGCGGTCGTGTACTTCAAGGTCGTCGACCCGGCGAGCGCGATCGTGGCGGTGGAGGACTACCGCTTCGCCGTCTCGCAGATGGCGCAGACCTCACTCAGGTCGATCATCGGAAAGTCCGACCTGGATGATCTGCTGTCCAACCGGGAGATGCTGAACCAGGGCCTGGAGCTGATGATCGACAGCCCGGCGGTGGGCTGGGGCGTGCAGATCGACCGGGTCGAGATCAAGGACGTGTCCCTGCCGGAGACGATGAAGCGGTCGATGGCCCGGCAGGCCGAGGCGGACCGCGAGCGCCGGGCCCGTGTGATCAACGCGGACGCGGAGCTGCAGGCCTCGCACAAGCTGGCCGAGGCGGCGGAGGTCATGTCGGAGCAGCCGGCGGCGCTTCAGCTGCGCCTGCTGCAGACGGTCGTGGCGGTCGCCGCCGAGAAGAACTCC of the Streptomyces sp. NBC_01294 genome contains:
- a CDS encoding serine protease, translating into MAELVKICDPAGRPRGSGFVADDRGTVVTSHEAVDGLTRVVLHGPGPAGRTWLAEAADVTALPGLALALVRTDGLGMRPLPVALREVIDPGTYVRLPARGWRQARVLGGAAVTYAAADSVHAVPAGLAVELAIGTDGRDALLLGGEACGGPVLDAATGAVLAVLGTALRAEHRAGGFAVTLRAAAATDPYGPLATLLERNAATVPGHGSDLNLAGALELTATTVGAAFPTAAHTPAPATGPTLSLGAGTGLDPGLDPDPGLGFGGAGSEPDRGPGSGRAFGPGAGEGSGQDSEPGFRPGHGPGSEAVFGGAFEGVERPGTAAELDTFIAGDRPVLGLVGDPGTGRTTVLAALAVRRARGDRPAPTLWLRGADLCAGDTSLSDAVTRALETAARMIVAADDTVQPRRRPGPGDPGAEPPGAASHPTKPPAPATGTGHADGPRSPGTDAPRPAGTAAQGHGTAAADHGIAEHLAQVVARAGRPLLVVLDAPEEMPPELAHGLAPWTEATADWLRATAARLVVASRPEYWERAGALYPPEALHTPDRPARRLPPALPLADLTPAEAETVRARLTIPADAVREADARHPLTLCLLAGIRAAGVTAGRPGRDEVFAAHLDLLCLRAAVRIAAACSDAGGSRVHGPGVRRLAARVAGRVHEAARRCLGPGQGQLDRASFEELFPWRTGWASAVLTEGLLVPAGPGYRFAHEELSDWIQAGHLDVPTALGSLVHGPAGPGLPVPRHRIGPVLEALRRLPPDRLRSELTALVHRLNHCAEEPEQAGPDRVWWAARLLRETLLRAPDASPHLPVLHALAEHVARAGPGEFGGWFWNRLRLPEPDRLDLLRRLLPADPAEAVPGDRFLDAAARRLVRDPHRAQPLLCSWFTDGRRLRGRPGATVATAAQALLHTHRRLAVDDLTEALVNAAHPCADELLAVLAEEEPSALCRAVDRWSHDERPGRRVAAAAYGLATAPHVRTPADRELLRYAAQALLARPADATLHGSALGMLLRDPQVRGRYLPDALACFRDPDRGSRLPAAALVAALPVLPDPDAVFAALRARADGEVVRALAALTTPGLARRAGDLVREHLARCPEDAAHAAVFVDRRLEQGPAAAPVLRPLVLDLLRGAPAGVRAELAGVLAAPGGEPSYPLRGELADVLLREETDPQVLDAFLRALAAGTAGRPEGRARELLRRTGRQLLGAPGGPAVFERRTVELARSEPAFGALVARWVAAAGAEAAALLGPSARRTVETLSRAAPDVT
- the truB gene encoding tRNA pseudouridine(55) synthase TruB, producing the protein MSTNAGKTPDGLVIVDKPSGFTSHDVVAKMRGIARTRRVGHAGTLDPMATGVLVLGVEKATKLLGHLALTEKEYLGTIRLGQNTLTDDAEGEITSSTDATGVTREAVDAGVAKLSGEIMQVPSKVSAIKIKGVRSYKRARDGEDFEIPARPVTVSSFQVYDMREAEAEDGTKVVDLVVSVVCSSGTYIRALARDLGADLGVGGHLTALRRTRVGPYKIDRARTLDQLQEELTVMPIGEAAAAAFPRWDLDARRASLLANGVRIDMPEEYAAGATVAVYGPKGELLGLVESKNGKAKSLAVFV
- the rbfA gene encoding 30S ribosome-binding factor RbfA; the protein is MADNARAKKLADLIREVVAEKLQRGVKDPRLGTHVTITDTRVTGDLREATVFYTVYGDDEDRASAAAGLESAKGVLRSAVGRAAGTKFTPTLTFVADALPENAKTIEDLLERARTSDAQVREVSSGAQYAGEADPYKKPGEDDEDAAAE
- a CDS encoding DUF503 domain-containing protein — protein: MYVGTLSFDLLLGDVHSLKEKRSVVRPIVAELQRKFSVSAAEVGDQDLHRRARIGVALVSGDAGFLSDVLDRCERLVAARPEVELLSVRRRFHGDED